A genomic segment from Micromonospora echinaurantiaca encodes:
- a CDS encoding GDSL-type esterase/lipase family protein — MHVLPELLRGVAEVEVTPRGIRPHRLPAWVREQFPDGQLLSMESQPSGVRIVFQTTASAIELVTHPTRIAYAGAERPRGRIDVYADGELIVRDVLDGGDRVEVDLTSGQTALHTGEAHTTTVSDLPGGRHRIEVWLPHNETIELVELQADAPIEPDDVRMPLWVHHGSSISQGSNALAPSEIWPAVAARHAGVELRNLGLGGSAVVDPFLARVIRDAPADYISVKLGINVVNLDAMRLRAFVPAVHGFLDTIRDGHPEVPLLLISPLFCGVHEDTPGPGAIDPASIGTDQVRFVATGTPGDVTLGRLTLQVIRRELRSLTDRRAADRNLHYLDGTSLYGSADATELPLPDDLHPSPEAHQRIGTRFAAYAFTGTGPFAR; from the coding sequence CTACCCGCCTGGGTACGCGAGCAATTCCCGGACGGACAGCTGCTCTCGATGGAGAGCCAGCCCTCGGGCGTACGCATCGTGTTCCAGACGACGGCGAGCGCGATCGAACTGGTGACCCACCCGACCCGGATCGCCTACGCGGGCGCCGAGCGACCACGTGGGCGCATCGACGTCTACGCCGACGGCGAGCTCATCGTCCGCGACGTGCTGGACGGCGGCGATCGGGTCGAGGTTGACCTCACCAGTGGCCAGACCGCTCTCCACACCGGCGAGGCGCACACGACCACGGTCTCCGATCTGCCCGGGGGCCGTCACCGGATCGAGGTCTGGCTGCCGCACAACGAGACCATCGAGCTGGTCGAGCTGCAGGCCGACGCCCCGATCGAGCCGGACGACGTCAGGATGCCGCTGTGGGTGCATCACGGCAGCTCGATCAGTCAGGGCTCGAACGCGCTGGCGCCCAGCGAGATCTGGCCGGCCGTCGCCGCCCGTCACGCCGGTGTCGAGCTGCGCAATCTGGGCCTGGGCGGCAGCGCGGTGGTCGATCCGTTCCTGGCCCGCGTGATCCGCGACGCCCCGGCCGACTACATCAGCGTCAAGCTCGGCATCAACGTCGTCAACCTCGACGCGATGCGGCTACGTGCCTTCGTCCCCGCCGTCCACGGCTTCCTCGACACGATCCGCGACGGCCACCCGGAAGTCCCACTGCTCCTGATCTCGCCCCTGTTCTGCGGTGTCCACGAGGACACTCCCGGCCCGGGCGCGATCGACCCCGCCTCGATCGGCACCGACCAGGTACGGTTCGTCGCGACCGGAACACCCGGGGACGTCACCCTGGGACGCCTGACGCTCCAGGTCATCCGGCGCGAGCTGCGCTCGCTGACCGACCGCCGCGCGGCCGACAGGAACCTGCACTACCTCGACGGCACCTCCCTGTACGGCTCAGCCGACGCCACCGAACTTCCGTTGCCCGACGACTTGCATCCGAGCCCCGAGGCCCACCAGCGCATCGGCACCCGATTCGCCGCGTACGCCTTCACCGGGACCGGCCCGTTCGCCCGATGA
- a CDS encoding VOC family protein has protein sequence MTSRFTELAVDCHDPERLAAFWCEVLDFKVIDRSEGKVEIGSWVPTIEDVRARQMPPTLLFIKVPEGKTVKNRLHLDVSPIDGGTEDEVTRLLGLGATKTDVGQGSDRNWVVMADPEGNEFCVLRTLAPQN, from the coding sequence ATGACAAGTCGGTTCACCGAGTTGGCCGTTGATTGCCACGATCCGGAGAGGCTCGCGGCCTTCTGGTGCGAGGTATTGGACTTCAAGGTGATCGACCGGAGTGAGGGCAAGGTCGAGATCGGCTCCTGGGTGCCGACCATTGAGGATGTTCGGGCCCGCCAGATGCCGCCCACCCTGCTGTTCATCAAGGTGCCCGAGGGCAAGACCGTGAAGAACCGGCTCCACCTCGACGTCAGCCCGATCGACGGCGGCACCGAGGACGAGGTGACCAGATTGCTCGGCCTCGGTGCCACCAAGACGGATGTCGGCCAAGGCTCGGACCGAAACTGGGTGGTCATGGCGGACCCCGAAGGCAACGAGTTCTGCGTCCTACGCACCCTGGCGCCACAGAACTAG